The following are from one region of the Methylophilus sp. DW102 genome:
- a CDS encoding efflux RND transporter permease subunit translates to MMNPSRLFILRPVATSLLMVAILLAGLLAYTLLPKAALPQVDYPVIQVVTLYPGASAEVMAMNVTSPLERQFGAMAGLAHMSSASSGGVSVITLQFSLKNSLDVAVQSVQAAMNAASTFLPADLPSPPIYNKVNPADAPVLTLAVTSQSLPLPKLRDLVDTRMAQKIAQVSGVGLVSVDGGQKPAIRIQVNQPVLAAYGLGMNTLRTIIDSANSNQAKGNIDGPLLAYELDANSQLRSAEEYRNLIIANTGDRPVRLRDVAEVKEAQEDLYISAWANQTPAILVNIRRQPGANVIEVVEQIRERLPGLTAGLPADVSVSELTNRTHTIRSALEDVQFELMLAIALVVMVIFLFLRTAAGTVIPSLTVPLSLVGTFSIMYAAGFSINNLTLMALTIATGFVVDDAIVMIENIARHIEEGETPMNAAIKGARQIGFTIISLTFSLIAVLIPLLFMGDVIGRLFREFAVTLAVAILISAVVSLTLTPMLCARLLKPAKAPVANQTNLIDRIIAYYGRGLQVALRHQPLVLLLAAASLVLTVTLVISIPKGLFPTQDTGFIQVITEANGSDAFSVISHKQQAVVEAILQDADVESISSVVGVDGVNTTHNSGRMLINLKPYPQRQASASEVITRLQSRLEATAPLKLFMQPVQDLTLSDRVSQTQYQYLLTSTDPQALQSALPGFMQALRKLPQLTTVTHNLHSDGLRAAVTVDRDSAGRLGITMADVDNALYSAFGQRMISTIFTQANQYRVILESQPSSASGLQVLDQVYVTSNTGRQVPLASIARISEQPAALVVNREDQLPSVTIGFNLADGYALGDAVAAIDAVKQRMQFPATIISRFQGAAAAFNAALGNELFLMLAAILTMYIVLGILYESYIHPLTILSTLPSAGVGALLALMLTGHPLSVIAIIGIILLIGIVQKNAIMMIDFALEAERHHGKSPEEAIYEACLLRFRPILMTTLAALLSAVPLVTGDGPGSELRAPLGIAMIGGLLVSQLLTLFTTPVIYLMFDRLAQPSQHKAVTHSEANP, encoded by the coding sequence ACCTCACCGCTGGAGCGTCAATTTGGCGCTATGGCTGGCCTGGCACATATGTCCTCTGCCAGCTCTGGCGGCGTTTCAGTCATTACCTTGCAGTTCAGCCTGAAAAACAGCCTCGATGTTGCCGTCCAGTCAGTTCAGGCGGCCATGAACGCGGCCAGTACCTTTTTGCCTGCGGATTTACCCTCCCCGCCCATCTATAACAAGGTGAACCCGGCCGATGCCCCGGTGCTGACGCTGGCCGTGACTTCGCAGAGCCTGCCATTGCCCAAGTTACGCGACCTGGTGGATACACGCATGGCGCAAAAAATTGCGCAGGTGAGTGGCGTGGGCCTGGTCAGTGTGGATGGTGGGCAAAAACCGGCGATCCGCATTCAGGTGAATCAGCCCGTGCTGGCGGCCTACGGGCTGGGCATGAATACGCTGCGCACCATCATAGACAGCGCCAACTCCAACCAGGCCAAAGGCAATATTGATGGCCCCTTGCTGGCCTATGAGCTCGATGCCAACAGCCAACTGCGGTCAGCAGAGGAATACCGTAACCTGATTATTGCCAACACCGGTGACCGGCCCGTGCGCCTGCGGGATGTGGCTGAGGTGAAAGAGGCACAAGAAGACTTGTATATCTCTGCCTGGGCCAATCAAACGCCCGCCATTCTGGTCAATATCCGCCGCCAGCCCGGCGCCAATGTGATTGAGGTGGTCGAGCAGATTCGCGAGCGCCTGCCCGGCCTGACGGCGGGCTTGCCGGCCGATGTCAGCGTCAGCGAACTCACTAACCGCACGCATACCATCCGCAGTGCGCTTGAAGATGTGCAGTTTGAGCTCATGCTGGCCATTGCCCTGGTGGTGATGGTGATCTTCCTGTTTTTGCGCACGGCGGCGGGCACCGTCATCCCCAGTTTGACTGTGCCGTTGTCGCTGGTGGGCACGTTTAGCATCATGTATGCGGCGGGCTTTAGCATCAACAACCTCACCCTGATGGCGCTGACCATTGCCACCGGCTTTGTGGTCGATGATGCCATTGTCATGATTGAGAATATCGCGCGCCATATTGAAGAAGGCGAGACGCCGATGAATGCCGCCATCAAGGGCGCCCGCCAGATCGGTTTTACCATTATCTCGCTGACCTTTTCACTGATTGCGGTGCTGATCCCCTTGCTGTTTATGGGCGATGTGATTGGCCGCTTGTTCCGGGAGTTTGCCGTCACACTGGCGGTCGCCATCCTGATTTCGGCGGTAGTCTCGCTCACCCTGACGCCCATGCTGTGCGCGCGCTTGCTCAAACCGGCCAAAGCCCCTGTCGCAAACCAGACTAACCTCATAGACCGCATCATTGCCTATTACGGCAGAGGACTGCAGGTTGCCTTGCGGCACCAGCCGCTGGTATTGCTGCTTGCCGCCGCCTCGCTGGTGCTGACAGTCACGCTGGTGATCAGCATCCCCAAAGGCCTGTTCCCGACCCAGGATACCGGCTTTATCCAGGTGATCACCGAGGCCAACGGTTCGGATGCTTTCAGCGTGATCAGCCACAAGCAGCAAGCCGTGGTAGAAGCCATTTTGCAGGATGCCGATGTAGAAAGTATTTCTTCAGTGGTAGGCGTGGATGGGGTCAACACCACGCATAACAGTGGCCGCATGCTGATCAACCTCAAGCCCTACCCGCAACGCCAGGCCAGCGCCAGCGAGGTCATTACCCGCTTGCAATCTCGCCTGGAGGCCACCGCCCCGCTCAAGCTGTTTATGCAACCGGTGCAAGACCTGACGTTGTCAGACCGTGTCAGCCAGACCCAGTATCAATACCTGCTGACCAGCACCGATCCGCAGGCCTTGCAAAGCGCGCTCCCCGGCTTTATGCAAGCACTGCGCAAGCTGCCGCAACTGACCACCGTCACGCATAACCTGCACAGCGACGGCCTGCGCGCCGCCGTGACCGTGGACCGCGACAGTGCCGGGCGGCTGGGCATTACCATGGCGGATGTGGACAATGCGCTCTATAGCGCCTTTGGCCAGCGCATGATCAGTACCATTTTCACCCAGGCCAATCAGTATCGCGTGATTCTTGAGTCGCAACCGTCCTCGGCCTCGGGCTTGCAGGTGCTGGATCAGGTTTATGTCACCAGCAATACCGGGCGCCAGGTGCCGCTGGCGAGTATCGCCCGCATCAGCGAGCAACCGGCGGCGCTGGTGGTGAACCGGGAAGACCAGTTACCCTCGGTCACCATTGGCTTTAACCTTGCCGATGGCTATGCCCTGGGGGATGCCGTGGCAGCGATTGATGCAGTCAAACAGCGCATGCAATTCCCGGCCACCATCATCAGCCGTTTTCAGGGCGCAGCCGCGGCATTTAATGCTGCACTCGGCAACGAGTTGTTTTTAATGCTGGCCGCCATTCTCACCATGTATATCGTGCTGGGGATTTTGTATGAAAGTTATATCCACCCGCTGACCATCCTCTCCACCTTGCCTTCAGCGGGCGTCGGCGCCTTGCTGGCCCTCATGCTGACCGGACACCCGCTCAGCGTGATTGCCATCATCGGCATTATCCTGCTGATCGGCATTGTGCAAAAAAATGCCATCATGATGATTGATTTTGCACTGGAGGCCGAGCGCCATCATGGCAAGTCGCCTGAAGAAGCCATTTATGAAGCCTGCCTGCTCAGGTTCCGGCCTATCCTGATGACCACACTGGCGGCGCTGTTAAGTGCCGTGCCGCTGGTCACCGGCGATGGCCCCGGCTCAGAATTGCGTGCGCCGCTCGGCATTGCCATGATAGGCGGCCTGTTAGTGAGCCAGTTGCTCACCTTGTTTACTACGCCAGTCATCTACCTGATGTTTGACCGCCTGGCCCAGCCTAGTCAGCACAAAGCAGTCACACACAGCGAGGCGAACCCATGA